The following coding sequences are from one Passer domesticus isolate bPasDom1 chromosome 11, bPasDom1.hap1, whole genome shotgun sequence window:
- the LOC135278303 gene encoding maestro heat-like repeat-containing protein family member 7, whose translation MERKGAWDTLLCADTHHYAVGLLAREMSCVSIPSCSQIFRYLLRLLSTQEPRWDLPALAFLVEVLECLDLRECSDSVLEIMTKNLRSKDGERRHLALRGLVVLGKNPLMLPECFGTGFGL comes from the exons atggaacgcaagggtgcctgggacacgctgctctgtgctgacacccaccactatgctgtgggtctgctggccag ggagatgtccTGTGTCTCCATACCCTCCTGTTCCCAGATCTTTCGCTACCTGCTCCGGCTGCTGAGCACacaggagccacgctgggatctgcctgccctggcgttccttgtggag gtcctcgagtgcctggacttgagggaatgcagcgacagtgttctggagatcatGACAAAGAACCTGCGGAGCAAGGACGGGGAGAGGCGTCACTTGGCACtccgaggcctcgtggtgctgggcaagaatcccttgatg ctgcccgagtgcttcgGGACGGGCTTTGGCctctag
- the LOC135278302 gene encoding uncharacterized protein LOC135278302 — protein MACLEEEKEGSGAATAEQTEEPLSSGCAHSLSDAAVERTQEQQSSRGRFRRTAQLVCKFIKRIRQEETITRGAAYRPYSPIFQSKTSAALLYMLVEEDCYHPKQVPAMVRYIHQWLLANDSAEHRLDKTLLNLTEALTNDAVMTLLRVAPSCDRAAMAMWKTIMGSSRTAKPVQLTLLDVLGNWPVCSTCTSDGDKTGVFALACSSALWICQERWIPSGRDARKNTALPPAPTGAPS, from the exons ATGGCCTgtttggaggaggagaaagaaggctctggagctgccacagcagagcagacagaagag cccctcagctctggctgcgctcACTCTTTgtcagatgcagccgtggagcgcacacaagagcagcaatccagccgtggccgcttccgcagaacagcgcag ctcgtttgcaaattcatcaagaGGATTCGGCAGGAAGAGACCATCACCAGGGGAGCTGCGTACAGACCATACTCGCCCATCTTCCAAagcaagaccagtgctgccctgctgtatatgcttgtagaggaagattgttaccatccaaagcaa gtgcccgccatggtgaggtacatccaccagtggctcctggccaatgattccgctgagcacaggctggacaaGACCCTGCTGAATCTCACTGAAGCACTGACAAATGACGCAGTCatgacgctcctgcgtgtggccccgtcctgtgacag agctgccatggCCATGTGGAAGACCATCATGGGCTCAAGCAGGACTGCAAAGCCAGTGCAGCTGAcactcctggatgtgctggggaactGGCCAGTGTGCAGCacgtgcacctccgatggggacaaaacgggtgtctttgccctggct tgttcttcagcactctggatatgccaggagaggtggataccttctggaagggatgccaggaagaacacggccttgccaccagccccaacaggtgctccatccTAG
- the LOC135278304 gene encoding TOG array regulator of axonemal microtubules protein 2-like has product MGDNLLGVAQPAQQVQLLPKGVLSRHAQVRKCGAELLLSLMERIGVTKLAGTARAERLAHVAGKLAQDCHQDTRHYGQEMVKMLLNHQKFKMLLERSLSTHDLEDILTRMQKKGMENQKAECPSVKELVKKRNDGSKKPQATLSSSKQVKSTSDGCLLHRAQAQVTLPPVEEETELLQKLYNLLEANGFQMRMEGVSLLQDLCKTSPQLISTNIVQIFEYFVLRISDSHKKVKQKALDVLAEITGVLKDALNPVIIGLVEGITKNLNSKDPRVRAAAVKALEESIAHLDKVSLLKEFSYQWNQLSGQALLDVTECITELCST; this is encoded by the exons ATGGGAGACAATCTGCtgggtgtggcacagcctgcacagcaggtgcagctcctgccaaaagGAGTCTT gagccgtCACGCCCAGGTGCGGAAGTGTGGGGCCgagctcctcctgtccctgatggAGAGAATTGGAGTCACaaagctggcaggcacagccagggctgagaggctggcacacGTGGCAGGGAAGCTTGCTCAGGACTGTCACCAGGACACAAG gcattatggacaggagatggtgaagatgttgctcaatcatcaaaaatttaaaatgcttttggagCGATCTCTTTCCACCCATGACCTGGAAGATATTCTGACAAGAATGcagaagaaa gggatggaaaaccagaaggctgAATGCCCATCTGTCAAGGAGCTGGTGAAGAAGAGGAACGATGGCTCCAAGAAGCCCCAGGCCACATTGTCTTCTAGCAAACA ggtgAAATCTACCTCTGATGGATGCCTCCTACACCGTGCACAAGCCCAGGTCACGTTACCTCCGGTTGAGGAAGAAacggagctgctccagaagctttacAATCTCCTGGAGGCCAACGGGTTTCAGATGCGCATGGAAGGAGTGTCACTCCTCCAAGACCTGTGCAaaaccagcccccagctcatctccactAACATTGTCCAA atttttgaatattttgtcctgagaatatctgacagccacaagaaagtgaagcagaaggcgcTGGACGTGCTGGCTGAAATCACAGGCGTCCTGAAAGATGCCTTGAACCCGGTGATCATTGGTTTGGTGGAAGGAATAACGAAGAACCTGAACTCCAAGGACCCCAGGGTTCGTGCCGCAGCTGTGAAAGCGCTGGAAGAATCCATTGCTCATTTag ataAAGTGTCACTGCTGAAGGAGTTCAGCTACCAGTGGAATCAActgagtggccaagctctgctggatgtcacgGAGTGTATCACAG agctgtgcagcacctga